The DNA window GTTTAGTTGTTTCTATGATGAGAATAGATACAGAAGATAAAAAAATAGTTTTATTCAAAATGTTTGAAACTATTGTTACTGCCTTTGCTTCATCATTTATTGGAGTAATATTAGCAGTTTTATGTTCTCCATTTTTAGCAACTAATATATCAAATAAGTATTTAGCTAGATTTTTGACTATATGTTTCTCTGTATTTAGGACCGTACCTGCCTTAGTGATGGCAGTAATACTTGTTAGTTTAATTGGAATAGGGAGTTTTACAGGTTTTATTAGTTTACTTATTATTACATTTTTTTCTACTACTAAACTTTTAAAAGAATATTTAGAAGAAATTAATCAAGCTAAGATACAATCTTTTAGAACTTTTGGTTTTTCAAAATTTACTTTTTTAAAGTCTTGTATCTACCCATTTTCAAAGCCCTATATAATTTCACTTTTTTTCTTAACTTTAGAATCAAGTATAAGAGGTGCAAGTGTATTAGGTATGGTTGGAGCTGGTGGTATAGGAGAAGAACTTTGGAAAAATTTAAGTTTTTTAAGATATGACAAAGTTTCTTTTATAATTTTAATTCTATTAATTTTTATATTTTTAACTGATAGTTTAAGTTGGTTTTTTAGAAAAAAAGATAGTTTTATAAAAATCACAACATATCAAGGATATAAGAAAAGTAAAATTATTTCAAAGCTTATCACTTGTTTAATATTAATTTTATTAGTTTATTCACTAAATATTTTGTATGAAGATACAAATAAAATTTCTTTACCTATATTCTTAGAAAGATTATTAGTTTTTTTAAAGAAATTAACTTATTTAGATTTCTCATATACTCCAAAAGTTTTATTAGCATTGTGGCAAAGCTTTTTAGTAGCTTTCTTTGCAACATTCTTTGCAGCACCTACTGCAATAGTAATAAC is part of the Fusobacterium nucleatum genome and encodes:
- a CDS encoding ABC transporter permease subunit, coding for MKMTLEKFIKLHKLKTFFKFLTIIIVLLLFFFTLNLDFQDYIDGFTRLKGLVVSMMRIDTEDKKIVLFKMFETIVTAFASSFIGVILAVLCSPFLATNISNKYLARFLTICFSVFRTVPALVMAVILVSLIGIGSFTGFISLLIITFFSTTKLLKEYLEEINQAKIQSFRTFGFSKFTFLKSCIYPFSKPYIISLFFLTLESSIRGASVLGMVGAGGIGEELWKNLSFLRYDKVSFIILILLIFIFLTDSLSWFFRKKDSFIKITTYQGYKKSKIISKLITCLILILLVYSLNILYEDTNKISLPIFLERLLVFLKKLTYLDFSYTPKVLLALWQSFLVAFFATFFAAPTAIVITYFASSVTSNKTIAFIIKIFINFIRTFPPVIVAILFFSGFGPGLISGFFALYFYTSGVITKVYVDVLESVETDYGLYGRSLGLKNFYTYLKLWLPSTYTNFVSIFLYRFESNMKNSSVLGMVGAGGIGQLLMNHIAFRNWEKVWVLLIFLIITIILIENLSEYIRNKVNN